The Gillisia sp. Hel_I_86 genome has a segment encoding these proteins:
- a CDS encoding NAD-dependent epimerase: MKNILVTGVAGFIGFHLAEKLLKEGFNVVGIDNINNYYDVNLKYDRLKELGIERSGAEIFNKPVSSNKYDHLKFIRLNLEDRENLPEIFKEYNFEIVCNLAAQAGVRYSIENPEAYIDSNVVGYLNLLECCRHHNVKHLIYASSSSVYGLNTKVPFSTEDNVDHPISLYAATKKSNELMAYTYSHLYGFKTTGLRFFTVYGPWGRPDMAMFLFTDAIIKENPVKVFNQGNLERDFTYIDDIIDGVVKVINQENEGEKYSLYNIGNSKPVKLLDFIEEIEKQLGIEAKKEMFPMQAGDVNRTWADVDSLKQVFDYNPKTNVSEGVNKFIVWYKQYYK; this comes from the coding sequence ATGAAAAATATTTTAGTTACAGGAGTAGCTGGTTTTATTGGCTTTCATTTGGCGGAGAAACTTTTAAAAGAAGGTTTTAATGTTGTTGGTATTGATAATATCAATAATTACTATGACGTAAATCTGAAATACGACAGGTTGAAGGAATTGGGAATTGAGAGATCCGGGGCAGAAATTTTTAATAAGCCTGTTTCCAGTAATAAATATGACCATCTTAAGTTTATAAGACTTAATTTGGAGGATAGGGAAAACCTTCCGGAGATTTTCAAGGAATACAATTTCGAAATTGTTTGTAACCTCGCTGCGCAAGCAGGTGTGCGCTATAGTATTGAAAATCCTGAAGCGTATATAGACAGCAATGTTGTAGGTTATCTTAATCTTCTGGAATGTTGCAGGCATCATAATGTCAAACATTTAATTTACGCGAGCAGTTCTAGCGTTTATGGACTAAATACAAAAGTTCCTTTTTCCACTGAAGACAATGTAGATCATCCTATAAGCCTATATGCCGCAACTAAAAAGAGCAATGAATTAATGGCTTATACCTACAGCCATTTATATGGATTTAAAACAACAGGTTTAAGATTTTTCACTGTTTACGGACCGTGGGGGAGACCTGATATGGCTATGTTTTTATTTACCGATGCCATAATAAAAGAAAATCCCGTTAAGGTATTTAACCAAGGAAATCTTGAGCGTGACTTTACTTATATTGATGATATCATAGATGGTGTTGTCAAGGTGATAAACCAAGAGAATGAGGGAGAAAAATATTCTTTATATAATATAGGCAATAGCAAACCTGTAAAACTTTTGGATTTTATCGAAGAAATTGAAAAACAATTGGGTATCGAAGCTAAAAAAGAAATGTTTCCAATGCAAGCTGGTGATGTAAACCGGACCTGGGCAGATGTAGACTCATTAAAGCAGGTTTTTGATTATAATCCAAAAACTAATGTTAGTGAAGGCGTGAATAAATTCATTGTTTGGTACAAACAATATTACAAATAA
- the pseC gene encoding UDP-4-amino-4,6-dideoxy-N-acetyl-beta-L-altrosamine transaminase: protein MNNSIPYGRQNITEEDIEAVVSTLKSDYLTQGPKIANFEEAFANYVGSKYAVAISNGTAALHLCAMALNVQQGDKVITTPITFAASANCVRYCGGEVVFADIDPKTYLLDIDKVKELLKASPKGTYKGIIPVDFAGRAVDLEAFRKLANEYGLWIIEDSCHAPGGYFMDSDSNKQHCGNGNFADLAIFSFHPVKHIACGEGGMITTNDEELYEKLLQLRTHGITKNEDQYKNSIEFAIGSPVMSSGVETSDGSRIPNPESHDYPNWYMEMQDLGYNYRLTDFQAALGISQLKRADKGLAKRREIAATYLEAFQGKEFIKGQSRVVEGHAYHLYVLEVDNRLGLYNYLRENNIYAQIHYIPCHLMPYYRNFGWKEEDMPNAEKYYQHCISLPMYPTLTNEEQIFVIKKVNQFYDK, encoded by the coding sequence ATGAACAATTCAATTCCCTACGGTCGACAAAATATTACAGAAGAAGATATTGAGGCAGTAGTAAGCACTCTAAAATCTGATTACCTAACGCAGGGTCCTAAAATTGCAAATTTTGAAGAAGCTTTTGCAAATTATGTAGGTAGTAAATATGCGGTGGCGATTTCTAATGGGACTGCTGCGTTGCATCTATGTGCCATGGCTTTAAATGTTCAGCAAGGAGATAAGGTGATCACTACTCCTATTACTTTTGCGGCATCTGCGAATTGTGTAAGGTACTGTGGTGGGGAAGTTGTTTTTGCAGATATTGATCCTAAAACCTATTTACTGGATATTGATAAAGTAAAAGAACTTCTAAAAGCATCTCCTAAAGGCACCTATAAAGGAATAATTCCTGTAGATTTTGCTGGCAGGGCGGTTGATCTTGAAGCTTTTAGAAAACTTGCTAATGAATATGGTTTATGGATAATTGAAGATTCCTGTCACGCACCCGGTGGATATTTTATGGATAGCGATTCAAATAAACAGCACTGTGGGAATGGGAATTTTGCAGATTTGGCAATATTTTCATTTCATCCAGTAAAACATATCGCCTGTGGTGAAGGTGGAATGATCACTACCAATGATGAGGAATTATATGAAAAGCTTCTCCAATTAAGGACCCACGGAATTACCAAAAATGAAGATCAATATAAAAACTCAATAGAATTCGCCATTGGCTCGCCCGTCATGTCGAGCGGAGTCGAGACATCGGACGGATCCCGGATTCCGAATCCCGAATCCCATGATTATCCAAACTGGTACATGGAAATGCAGGATTTAGGATATAATTACCGCTTAACCGATTTTCAGGCGGCCTTGGGTATTAGCCAGTTAAAAAGAGCAGATAAAGGTTTGGCTAAAAGAAGAGAAATTGCAGCCACCTATCTTGAGGCTTTTCAAGGTAAAGAATTTATCAAAGGTCAATCCAGAGTTGTAGAAGGCCATGCGTATCATTTATACGTACTTGAAGTAGATAACAGATTAGGCTTGTATAATTATTTACGTGAAAATAATATATACGCACAAATTCATTATATCCCTTGTCATTTAATGCCTTATTACAGAAATTTTGGTTGGAAGGAAGAGGATATGCCGAATGCAGAAAAGTATTATCAGCATTGTATTAGTTTACCAATGTATCCCACGCTTACTAATGAGGAGCAAATATTTGTTATTAAAAAGGTGAACCAGTTTTATGATAAATAG
- a CDS encoding phosphomannose isomerase type II C-terminal cupin domain, whose product MEHDIRPWGQYWVLEEADTHKVKRIEVNPGGRLSYQYHHKRAEVWTIVHGTGRITIDGEVRDYKAGEVVIIPLGAKHRIENPFKEPLVFVEVQHGTYFGEDDIVRIEDDYNRN is encoded by the coding sequence ATGGAACATGACATAAGACCATGGGGTCAATATTGGGTATTGGAAGAGGCCGATACCCACAAAGTGAAAAGAATAGAAGTAAATCCAGGAGGAAGGCTTTCCTATCAATATCATCATAAAAGGGCGGAAGTCTGGACAATCGTGCATGGAACAGGTAGAATTACAATAGATGGAGAAGTGAGAGATTATAAGGCAGGGGAAGTAGTAATTATTCCATTGGGTGCAAAACATAGAATTGAAAACCCATTTAAAGAACCTTTAGTATTTGTAGAAGTTCAGCACGGGACATATTTTGGAGAAGACGATATAGTAAGGATTGAGGACGATTATAATAGAAATTAG
- a CDS encoding aldo/keto reductase translates to MINRQKIGLGTVQFGLAYGIANVNGQTKVREVTEILALAKKYGIKILDSASAYGNAEEVIGNNTLNDFKIVSKFIAPKNQAVNVQLENSLKNLGVKQLYGYLAHRPMELLEYPTQWKELLEFKEHGKVQKIGFSLNEPEELEKLLKKNYIPDLVQVPFNYFDNRFEESLVYLKSIGCEIHTRSSFLQGLFFMKPELLSSYFSEIKENLRELQLLQEDLSVSLLRFVLDKSYIDKVIIGVENSKQLKQNIEGLKNAKELPILNKDISRQILNPSLWKK, encoded by the coding sequence ATGATAAATAGGCAAAAAATAGGTCTTGGCACTGTTCAATTTGGATTAGCTTATGGAATAGCCAATGTTAATGGCCAAACTAAGGTTAGAGAAGTTACTGAGATTCTAGCTTTGGCAAAAAAATATGGAATAAAGATATTAGATTCCGCTTCTGCTTATGGAAATGCTGAGGAAGTAATAGGAAATAACACTTTAAATGATTTCAAAATTGTTTCCAAATTTATAGCTCCAAAAAATCAGGCTGTAAATGTACAATTGGAAAATAGTCTGAAAAACTTGGGTGTAAAACAATTGTATGGATACTTGGCTCATAGACCCATGGAATTGTTAGAGTATCCAACTCAATGGAAAGAATTGCTTGAATTTAAAGAACATGGTAAAGTACAAAAAATAGGTTTTTCATTAAATGAGCCAGAAGAGCTGGAGAAATTATTGAAAAAAAATTATATACCAGATCTCGTTCAAGTTCCGTTCAATTATTTTGATAATAGATTTGAAGAATCATTAGTATATTTGAAAAGCATTGGATGCGAGATTCATACAAGATCATCCTTTTTACAGGGATTGTTTTTTATGAAACCAGAGCTATTATCATCTTATTTTAGCGAGATAAAAGAAAATCTTAGGGAATTACAATTACTGCAAGAAGATCTTTCGGTTTCGTTACTTCGTTTTGTACTGGATAAAAGTTATATAGATAAAGTAATTATTGGAGTTGAGAATTCTAAACAATTGAAGCAAAATATAGAAGGTTTAAAAAATGCCAAGGAATTACCCATTTTAAATAAGGATATTTCCAGGCAAATTCTTAATCCTTCGTTATGGAAAAAATAA
- the rfbB gene encoding dTDP-glucose 4,6-dehydratase, with translation MKILITGGAGFIGSHVVRLFVNKYPEYEIFNLDALTYAGNLENLVDIEDRSNYHFIKADINNILEINSLFEKYKFDKVIHLAAESHVDRSIKDPLAFVKTNVIGTMNLLNAAKDHWSKDYKNNLFYHISTDEVYGTLGETGLFTESTSYDPNSPYSASKASSDHFVRAYGETYDLPYIITNCSNNYGPNQFPEKLIPLFINNIIDNINLPVYGDGKYTRDWLYVIDHAVAIDLAFHNGKLKSTYNIGGFNEWQNIDLVKLLCDIMDVKLGRDKGTSEKLITYIKDRPGHDKRYAIDATKINKELGWKPSVTFEEGLEKTIDWYLNNKKWLDNVTSGDYQKYYNEQY, from the coding sequence ATGAAGATTTTAATTACTGGAGGTGCAGGTTTTATTGGTTCTCATGTAGTGAGGTTGTTTGTGAATAAATATCCGGAATACGAGATATTTAATTTGGATGCATTGACCTATGCCGGTAACCTGGAAAACTTGGTGGACATAGAAGATAGATCGAATTATCATTTTATAAAAGCGGATATAAATAATATCCTGGAAATTAATAGTTTATTCGAAAAATATAAGTTTGATAAAGTTATCCATTTAGCTGCAGAGTCTCATGTAGATCGTTCCATTAAAGATCCGTTGGCATTCGTAAAAACAAATGTAATTGGAACTATGAATTTATTGAATGCAGCGAAAGATCACTGGTCTAAAGATTATAAAAACAACTTGTTTTATCATATAAGTACAGATGAAGTATATGGAACTTTAGGAGAAACAGGATTATTTACTGAAAGTACCTCATATGATCCAAATTCTCCATACTCAGCTTCAAAGGCAAGTTCAGACCATTTTGTGAGAGCATACGGTGAAACTTATGATCTACCCTATATTATAACAAATTGTTCAAATAATTACGGGCCTAATCAATTTCCTGAAAAACTAATTCCACTTTTTATTAATAACATTATTGATAATATAAATTTACCTGTATATGGTGATGGAAAATATACTAGAGATTGGTTATATGTTATAGATCATGCAGTAGCAATAGATTTAGCTTTTCATAATGGTAAATTAAAAAGCACCTATAATATCGGTGGATTTAATGAATGGCAGAATATTGATTTAGTTAAATTACTATGTGATATAATGGATGTGAAATTAGGTCGAGATAAAGGTACATCTGAAAAATTGATAACATATATTAAGGATAGACCTGGCCATGATAAAAGATATGCAATAGATGCAACTAAAATAAATAAAGAATTAGGATGGAAACCATCTGTTACTTTTGAAGAAGGGTTAGAAAAAACAATAGATTGGTATTTAAATAATAAAAAATGGTTGGATAATGTAACTTCTGGGGACTATCAAAAGTATTATAATGAGCAATATTAA
- a CDS encoding SDR family oxidoreductase, which yields MIYNFDLGEKTILVTGGYGYLGKAIAESLLFHNAKVIVLGRSIEKFKNAFKENEFLNSTLLFQNCDISKTESIKSAFLEISKNHSISVLVNNAFYSSGQSPEKMEDKDWENGIDGSLNSVFRAIREIIPYFKSSTGGKIINVSSMYGVVAPDFSVYEDSPNFLNPPHYGAAKAGVIQLTKYYASYLGKYNVNVNTVTPGPFPSESVQQDERFVKALADKTCLNRIGKPNDLGGIFTFLSSDAANFITGQNIVVDGGWTIK from the coding sequence ATGATCTACAATTTCGATCTTGGTGAAAAAACAATATTGGTTACTGGAGGGTATGGATATCTAGGCAAGGCTATTGCAGAAAGTTTGTTGTTCCATAATGCTAAGGTAATTGTGTTGGGAAGGAGTATAGAGAAATTTAAAAACGCTTTTAAGGAGAATGAATTTCTTAATAGCACCCTCTTATTTCAAAATTGTGACATTTCAAAAACAGAGAGTATTAAGAGTGCTTTTCTTGAAATTTCAAAAAATCATTCCATCTCGGTATTAGTTAATAATGCTTTTTATTCTTCAGGGCAATCTCCGGAAAAAATGGAAGACAAAGATTGGGAAAATGGAATTGACGGTTCTTTAAATTCTGTTTTTAGAGCAATTAGAGAAATAATCCCTTATTTTAAAAGTAGTACTGGTGGAAAAATTATAAACGTATCATCTATGTATGGAGTGGTAGCCCCAGATTTTTCGGTTTATGAAGATTCTCCTAACTTTTTAAATCCACCTCATTACGGTGCTGCGAAAGCTGGTGTAATTCAATTAACAAAATACTATGCCTCTTATTTAGGTAAATACAATGTGAATGTAAATACGGTAACTCCTGGTCCTTTTCCTTCAGAATCTGTACAACAAGATGAGCGTTTTGTTAAAGCACTTGCAGATAAAACTTGTTTAAATAGAATAGGAAAACCAAATGATTTAGGTGGTATTTTTACCTTCTTGTCTTCAGATGCCGCTAATTTTATCACCGGACAAAATATAGTAGTCGATGGTGGCTGGACCATCAAATAA
- a CDS encoding GDP-L-fucose synthase family protein — protein MNIDSKIYIAGHHGMVGSAIWRALTIKGYSNLLGKTSKELDLRDQKAVSNFFEKEKPEVVIDAAARVGGILANNEYPYQFLMENLQIQNNLIDNAHKTKVEKFIFLGSSCIYPRLAPQPLKEDYLLTGSLEPTNESYAIAKIAGVKACEAIRKQFGKDYVSLMPTNLYGTHDNFDLKTSHVLPAMIRKFHEAKVNSKSVELWGSGSPMREFLHVDDMADAVVFAVENKLPEHLYNIGTGRDLSIKELAELIQKVVGHKGEIVWDSSKPDGTPRKLMNVDKMRNAGWEAKTSLEIGVKATYNWFLENKYNYKQVKI, from the coding sequence ATGAATATAGATTCAAAAATATACATCGCCGGTCATCACGGAATGGTGGGTTCTGCAATCTGGAGAGCTTTGACTATTAAAGGATATTCTAATCTTTTGGGGAAGACCAGCAAAGAATTGGACCTTCGAGATCAAAAAGCAGTGTCCAACTTTTTTGAAAAAGAAAAACCTGAAGTGGTTATTGATGCTGCAGCACGGGTTGGAGGCATCCTTGCTAACAATGAATACCCATACCAGTTCTTAATGGAGAACTTACAAATTCAGAATAACTTAATAGATAATGCTCATAAAACTAAAGTAGAGAAATTCATCTTTTTAGGAAGTTCATGTATCTACCCAAGGCTTGCCCCACAACCACTTAAAGAAGATTATTTACTCACCGGAAGTTTAGAGCCGACCAATGAGTCCTATGCAATTGCTAAAATAGCCGGAGTTAAAGCCTGTGAAGCGATAAGAAAACAATTTGGGAAGGATTATGTGAGTTTAATGCCAACTAATTTATATGGAACCCATGATAATTTCGATTTAAAAACTTCGCACGTTTTACCTGCAATGATTAGAAAATTTCATGAAGCGAAAGTAAATAGTAAGTCCGTCGAACTATGGGGTAGCGGCAGTCCGATGCGGGAATTTTTACATGTAGACGACATGGCAGATGCCGTTGTTTTTGCAGTAGAGAATAAATTGCCCGAGCATCTATATAATATAGGAACAGGAAGAGATCTTTCTATTAAAGAATTGGCAGAGTTAATTCAAAAAGTTGTAGGTCATAAAGGAGAAATAGTATGGGATAGTTCAAAGCCAGATGGTACTCCACGTAAGTTAATGAATGTGGATAAAATGAGAAATGCCGGATGGGAGGCCAAAACTAGCCTAGAGATAGGTGTTAAAGCTACTTATAATTGGTTCTTGGAAAATAAATATAATTATAAACAAGTAAAAATTTAA
- the gmd gene encoding GDP-mannose 4,6-dehydratase, with the protein MKVALITGVTGQDGAYLSEFLLKKGYIVHGLKRRASQFNTDRIDHLYQDPHEENQRFILHYGDMTDSTNLIRLIQQIQPDEIYNLAAMSHVHVSFEIPEYTGNADGLGTLRILDAVRILGLEKKTRIYQASTSELYGKVQEVPQSETTPFYPRSPYAVAKMYAYWITVNYREAYNMFACNGILFNHESPIRGETFVTRKITRATSRIALGLQDKFYLGNLDAQRDWGHAKDYVRMMWMILQAEEAEDWVIATGKTTPVRDFVSMSFAEVGIELKFEGEGVNEKAYVVTCSNPEFQLKEGKEVLAVDPKYFRPTEVELLIGNASKANTKLGWIPEFDLQDLVKDMMESDVKLMQKEQHLQEGGYNILNYFE; encoded by the coding sequence ATGAAAGTAGCATTAATAACCGGTGTTACCGGACAGGACGGCGCATATTTAAGTGAATTCCTTTTAAAAAAGGGATATATCGTACATGGTTTAAAAAGAAGGGCCTCTCAATTCAATACAGATAGAATAGATCATTTATACCAGGATCCTCATGAAGAAAACCAACGCTTTATTCTACACTATGGGGATATGACTGATAGCACAAATTTAATACGTCTTATACAGCAAATTCAGCCGGATGAGATTTATAATTTAGCAGCGATGAGCCATGTACATGTATCTTTCGAGATTCCTGAATATACAGGTAATGCAGATGGACTTGGGACTTTACGAATTTTAGATGCGGTTAGGATCTTAGGTTTGGAAAAGAAGACAAGGATTTATCAGGCTTCTACTTCCGAGCTTTATGGGAAAGTACAAGAAGTTCCGCAATCTGAAACTACCCCATTTTATCCAAGAAGTCCGTATGCAGTTGCAAAAATGTATGCTTATTGGATCACAGTGAATTATAGGGAAGCCTATAATATGTTTGCTTGCAATGGGATCTTGTTCAATCACGAATCTCCTATTAGAGGGGAAACATTTGTTACCCGAAAAATTACCAGAGCTACTTCCCGTATTGCATTGGGGTTACAGGATAAATTCTATTTAGGAAATTTAGATGCCCAACGTGACTGGGGTCATGCCAAGGATTATGTGAGAATGATGTGGATGATCCTTCAGGCTGAGGAAGCAGAGGATTGGGTAATTGCTACCGGAAAGACAACTCCTGTTAGAGATTTCGTGAGTATGAGTTTTGCAGAGGTTGGCATAGAGCTTAAGTTCGAAGGAGAAGGTGTTAACGAGAAAGCTTATGTAGTAACTTGTAGCAATCCTGAATTCCAATTGAAAGAAGGGAAAGAAGTTTTAGCGGTAGATCCAAAATATTTCAGACCAACAGAAGTGGAATTGCTTATTGGTAATGCATCAAAAGCAAACACAAAACTTGGATGGATTCCAGAATTTGATTTACAAGACTTGGTTAAAGACATGATGGAAAGCGATGTGAAATTAATGCAGAAAGAACAGCATTTGCAAGAAGGAGGATATAATATTTTAAATTATTTCGAGTAG
- the pseB gene encoding UDP-N-acetylglucosamine 4,6-dehydratase (inverting) yields MLDLKDKSILITGGTGSLGRALTAHILKKYPDVKKLIIFSRDEQKQFEMAQDYPTSEYPQLRFFIGDVRDEARVKRALKGIDYVIHAAAMKHVPIAEYNPMECVKTNIMGAENIINACLETEVSRVVALSTDKAAAPINLYGATKLASDKLFVAANNITGWNPIKFSVVRYGNVMGSNGSVIPFFLKKKSGGVLPITDPTMTRFNISLQGGVDMVMHALEHAWGGEIFVPKIPSYKITDVAEAIGPKCEKPVIGIRPGEKIHEEMITASDSYYTYDLGKYYTILPSTHKWKLEEFINNFNAEKVKPGFQYNSAENEEWESIEGLRDLIKEHVDSTFEV; encoded by the coding sequence ATGTTAGACTTAAAAGATAAATCTATTCTCATAACCGGAGGAACCGGTTCTCTCGGAAGAGCTTTAACAGCTCATATTTTAAAAAAATACCCAGATGTAAAAAAACTAATTATTTTTTCTCGCGACGAACAAAAGCAGTTCGAGATGGCTCAGGATTATCCCACGTCAGAATATCCACAACTTCGTTTTTTCATCGGGGATGTTAGGGATGAAGCCAGAGTAAAAAGAGCTTTAAAAGGCATAGATTATGTTATTCATGCTGCCGCCATGAAGCATGTCCCTATTGCTGAGTACAATCCTATGGAATGTGTAAAAACCAATATCATGGGTGCAGAAAATATTATTAATGCTTGTTTAGAAACAGAAGTTTCTCGCGTTGTAGCACTTTCTACTGATAAGGCTGCCGCTCCTATTAATTTATATGGCGCCACCAAACTAGCTTCCGATAAATTATTTGTTGCAGCAAACAATATTACAGGTTGGAACCCTATAAAGTTCTCTGTAGTAAGATATGGTAATGTTATGGGTTCGAATGGTTCCGTAATTCCGTTTTTCTTGAAAAAGAAGAGTGGGGGAGTTTTGCCAATAACAGACCCAACAATGACCCGTTTTAATATCTCATTACAGGGAGGTGTAGATATGGTAATGCATGCCTTAGAACACGCATGGGGTGGTGAGATATTTGTTCCAAAAATTCCTTCTTACAAAATTACTGATGTAGCTGAAGCAATTGGACCTAAATGCGAAAAGCCTGTTATTGGAATTCGTCCAGGTGAAAAGATTCATGAAGAAATGATTACCGCATCGGATTCTTATTACACCTACGATTTAGGTAAATATTATACCATCCTTCCTTCAACCCATAAATGGAAATTAGAGGAATTTATTAATAATTTTAATGCTGAGAAGGTAAAACCTGGTTTTCAGTATAATTCTGCTGAAAATGAAGAATGGGAGTCGATAGAAGGCCTCAGAGATTTAATAAAAGAACATGTAGATTCAACCTTTGAAGTATAA
- a CDS encoding cytidylyltransferase domain-containing protein gives MSYTIIEVANTHGGNAEYLNTLIDSFSQYNENIGIKFQPLHPDKLATTDFVAYEIYKKLHFENGQWKSFIVNASRTKDVWLDLFDDYGVEVLEDNIQLVHGIKLQVSVLFNFSLVEKLSGLDLSNLKLIINVASLNEEEIRYHYDKIKASLNVKELLIEVGFQAYPTTITDSGLSKIQVVKDLFNCKIVFADHVDGTNELALWLPVLAIASGADCIEKHVMLSDDFNTEFDFYSSITPKKFDILMERVALYDSLMKEPFINNREQIYLTNSILKPILKKDKYNGNGISLVNDLEYKRSNKNGINAIEIEKLLNSYHILSSDIKAGSTLMKHDFKKATIAVVIAARLKSSRLKEKALLKIGSLTTIEKCIKNACAFENVNNVILATSTLDSDTPLKNYTFSDKVIFHRGDPDDVIDRYLQIVRDLKIDVIIRVTGDNPFIDNSILQILLNSHFKTGADYTTAKEAAIGTNLEIINSSALEEVKSYFPNAAYSEYMTWYFTNNESYFNLNFVNLPNELIRPYRLTLDYDLDLEMFRKIHEHLSVNNTDYNLKDVFTFLDANNEISSINSHISAKYKTDQSLIDTLNEKTKIKTL, from the coding sequence ATGTCATATACCATTATAGAAGTCGCAAATACTCATGGAGGAAATGCAGAATACTTGAATACACTAATTGATTCCTTTTCTCAATACAATGAAAATATAGGTATCAAATTCCAACCCTTACACCCAGATAAATTAGCTACTACTGATTTTGTAGCTTATGAAATTTATAAAAAGTTACATTTTGAAAATGGACAGTGGAAATCTTTTATTGTTAATGCAAGCAGGACTAAAGATGTTTGGCTTGATTTGTTTGATGATTACGGAGTAGAGGTTTTAGAAGACAATATCCAATTGGTACATGGTATCAAACTTCAAGTATCGGTGTTGTTTAATTTTTCATTGGTAGAAAAGCTTTCAGGCTTAGATTTATCAAATCTGAAGCTAATTATCAACGTTGCTTCGTTGAATGAAGAAGAGATACGATATCATTATGATAAAATCAAAGCATCGTTGAACGTAAAAGAATTACTTATTGAAGTTGGTTTTCAAGCGTATCCGACAACTATCACTGATTCTGGACTTTCAAAGATACAGGTTGTTAAAGACCTCTTTAATTGTAAAATTGTTTTTGCTGACCACGTTGATGGAACTAACGAATTGGCGCTTTGGTTACCTGTTTTAGCTATTGCTTCAGGTGCCGATTGTATCGAAAAGCATGTGATGTTGAGTGATGATTTTAACACAGAATTCGACTTTTACTCGAGCATAACTCCTAAGAAATTTGACATCCTTATGGAAAGGGTTGCGCTTTACGACAGTTTGATGAAGGAACCTTTTATCAATAATAGAGAACAAATATATCTAACTAATTCTATTTTAAAACCTATATTAAAGAAGGATAAATATAATGGAAATGGAATTTCTCTAGTTAATGATCTTGAATATAAAAGATCCAACAAAAATGGCATAAATGCTATAGAAATTGAGAAATTATTAAATTCATATCATATTTTATCATCAGATATAAAGGCAGGGTCGACCTTAATGAAACATGATTTTAAGAAAGCTACCATAGCAGTTGTGATAGCTGCAAGATTGAAATCCTCGCGTTTAAAGGAGAAGGCTCTATTAAAGATAGGCTCTTTGACAACGATTGAAAAATGTATTAAAAATGCATGTGCCTTTGAAAATGTGAATAATGTAATACTAGCGACTTCAACTTTAGATAGTGATACCCCTTTAAAAAATTATACTTTCAGTGATAAGGTTATATTTCATAGAGGAGATCCTGATGATGTAATTGATAGGTATTTGCAAATTGTGCGTGATTTAAAAATTGATGTGATTATTAGAGTTACAGGAGATAACCCATTTATTGACAATAGTATATTACAAATTCTTCTTAATTCCCATTTTAAAACAGGAGCAGATTATACTACAGCAAAAGAGGCTGCTATTGGTACTAATTTAGAAATTATAAATTCTTCTGCATTGGAAGAGGTAAAATCCTATTTCCCTAATGCAGCCTATTCAGAGTATATGACTTGGTATTTTACCAATAATGAAAGTTATTTCAATCTGAACTTTGTAAACCTTCCCAATGAACTAATTAGACCTTATAGATTAACATTGGATTATGATTTAGATTTAGAAATGTTTCGTAAGATTCATGAACATTTGAGCGTAAATAATACCGATTATAATCTTAAGGATGTTTTTACTTTTTTGGATGCCAATAATGAAATAAGTTCTATAAATTCCCATATCAGCGCAAAATATAAAACT